In Rahnella sikkimica, the following are encoded in one genomic region:
- a CDS encoding M20 family metallopeptidase has translation MAAQQNIVNFISDFIDNQQPALAQISDAIWDHPETRFAESFSSALLADKLEASGFAVERGVGGMETAFIASFGSGKPVIALLGEFDALAGLSQKAGCDTAQPLVENGNGHGCGHNLLGTAALGGALAVKAWMERENIQGTVRFYGCPGEEGGSGKTFMVREGLFDDVDAALTWHPETYSGMFSNQTLANIQASFSFKGVSSHAAAAPHLGRSALDAVTLMNTGSNFLREHIIQEARLHYAITNAGGISPNVVQADAEVLYLVRAPQMDQAQGIFDRVVDIAKGAALMTGTTMSMRFDKACTNYVPNRTLESTMYQYVKAFGAPQYTAEDQAFAASIHATLTEQDIDNNLLNISRTSGAEGMAFAETLRTSALTDAVAPYAPNNNILYGSTDVGDVSWLVPTAQCFSPCFAVGSPLHTWQIVSQGRTSIAHKGMCLAAKVMSSTAIELFTQPDLLAACQKERDALRERRPYHCPIPAGVKPSPLK, from the coding sequence ATGGCAGCGCAGCAAAATATTGTCAATTTCATCAGTGATTTTATCGATAACCAGCAACCGGCGCTGGCGCAAATCAGCGATGCCATCTGGGATCATCCGGAAACCCGTTTCGCCGAATCGTTCTCTTCAGCACTGCTGGCAGACAAGCTGGAAGCCAGCGGATTTGCGGTTGAGCGCGGCGTCGGTGGCATGGAAACGGCGTTTATCGCCAGCTTCGGCAGTGGCAAACCCGTTATCGCCCTGCTCGGTGAATTCGACGCACTGGCCGGGCTGAGCCAGAAAGCCGGATGTGACACCGCGCAACCGCTGGTCGAAAACGGTAACGGTCACGGCTGCGGGCATAATTTGCTCGGGACGGCGGCGCTCGGTGGCGCGCTGGCGGTAAAAGCCTGGATGGAACGCGAAAACATTCAGGGTACGGTGCGGTTTTACGGCTGTCCGGGCGAAGAAGGCGGTTCCGGCAAAACGTTTATGGTGCGCGAAGGGCTGTTTGATGATGTCGATGCCGCGCTGACGTGGCATCCGGAAACCTACAGCGGCATGTTCAGCAACCAGACGCTGGCCAATATTCAGGCGTCGTTCAGCTTTAAAGGCGTGTCCTCACACGCCGCCGCTGCGCCACATCTGGGCCGCAGCGCGCTGGACGCCGTGACGCTGATGAACACCGGTTCCAACTTCCTGCGCGAGCACATTATTCAGGAAGCGCGGCTGCATTACGCCATCACCAACGCGGGCGGAATTTCGCCAAACGTGGTGCAGGCCGATGCGGAAGTGCTGTATCTGGTGCGCGCGCCGCAAATGGATCAGGCGCAGGGGATTTTCGACCGCGTGGTGGATATCGCCAAAGGCGCGGCGCTGATGACCGGCACCACGATGTCGATGCGCTTTGACAAAGCCTGTACCAATTATGTGCCGAACCGTACGCTGGAAAGTACGATGTATCAGTATGTTAAGGCGTTTGGCGCACCGCAATACACGGCCGAAGATCAGGCGTTTGCGGCGTCGATTCACGCCACGCTGACGGAGCAGGATATCGATAACAATCTGCTGAATATCTCCCGCACCAGCGGCGCAGAAGGGATGGCGTTCGCCGAAACGCTGCGCACGTCGGCCCTGACCGACGCCGTCGCGCCTTACGCACCCAACAACAATATTCTTTACGGCTCCACCGACGTCGGCGATGTCAGCTGGCTGGTGCCGACCGCGCAGTGTTTCAGCCCGTGCTTTGCGGTCGGTTCGCCACTGCACACCTGGCAGATTGTGTCGCAGGGGCGCACGTCCATCGCGCACAAAGGTATGTGCCTGGCGGCAAAAGTGATGTCTTCCACGGCCATTGAACTGTTCACGCAGCCTGATTTGCTCGCCGCGTGCCAGAAAGAGCGCGATGCCCTGCGCGAGCGTCGTCCGTATCACTGCCCTATTCCGGCGGGCGTAAAACCTTCGCCACTGAAATAA